The Altererythrobacter sp. Root672 genome includes a window with the following:
- a CDS encoding TlyA family RNA methyltransferase: MAGKRRIDQLLVERGQAESRARAQALVMAGLVFAGETRVDKPGQQVREDVPIEVRGRDHPWVGRGGVKLAHAIEHFGLDAKGAVAMDIGSSTGGFTEVLLENGAEHVFAVDVGTNQLAWKLRQDPRVTVLEQTNARALTPQQIDRPCDWVVCDASFIGLAKVLEVPLRLAAPRCRLVALIKPQFEVGREEVGKGGIVRDPVLHARVCDEIRSWLEGDGWEIDGIIESPITGTEGNVEFLVAAQRG, translated from the coding sequence ATGGCAGGCAAGCGACGTATCGACCAGTTGCTCGTGGAGCGGGGGCAGGCTGAAAGCCGGGCCCGTGCCCAGGCCCTGGTCATGGCCGGATTGGTCTTCGCAGGCGAAACGCGGGTCGACAAGCCCGGCCAGCAGGTTCGCGAGGACGTACCGATCGAGGTCCGCGGGCGCGATCACCCGTGGGTCGGACGGGGCGGAGTGAAGCTGGCTCACGCGATCGAACACTTCGGGCTCGATGCGAAGGGCGCGGTGGCGATGGACATCGGCAGCTCGACCGGGGGCTTCACCGAAGTCCTGCTCGAAAACGGTGCAGAGCATGTGTTCGCGGTCGATGTGGGCACCAACCAACTCGCCTGGAAGCTGCGGCAGGACCCGCGCGTGACTGTGCTTGAGCAAACCAATGCCCGCGCGCTTACTCCGCAACAGATCGACAGGCCCTGCGACTGGGTCGTGTGCGACGCGTCGTTCATCGGTCTCGCCAAGGTGCTCGAAGTGCCACTGCGTCTCGCAGCGCCCCGCTGCCGCCTCGTGGCCCTGATCAAACCACAGTTCGAAGTCGGCCGCGAAGAAGTGGGCAAAGGCGGCATCGTGCGCGACCCTGTTCTTCATGCCAGGGTATGCGACGAGATCCGTTCGTGGCTCGAAGGCGACGGGTGGGAAATCGACGGCATTATCGAGAGCCCGATTACCGGGACTGAAGGAAACGTGGAATTCCTCGTGGCCGCTCAACGCGGCTGA
- a CDS encoding alpha/beta hydrolase family protein: MPAFKRSLFALAALLAVLIASPALAQGAPDIAGTWSGQISTNTGDVTLVLHVARGEDGKLTASIENFDQNPGNPAPITEIAAADGKLTFKVAPISASYQGSWDEAAQHWKGTLTQGAELPLNLAKGGPPSKPVVAGLDGVWVGSVERNGVKLRQVLRIRTNEQGTFALYDSPDQMVIAVPVSDLAREGQAVSLSALRGLAKFAGTLSQAGNELTGTWTTPNQPDVTTTFVRATEEQIAAQLQPARPQTPKEPFPYKVEEVSFDNPAFADVHLGGSLTLPEGKGPFPAAIMITGSGAQDRDETIMDHKPFAVIADHLTRHGIAVLRFDDRGIGKSTGNYGNATSADLATDANAAFAYLATRPEIRHDAIGFIGHSEGGMIGPIAMSTNPDVAYFVSLAGPGTNLPQLMLSQRRLLTAQMGLSEEEINRQEPVMAALFKAIADADTPEAGYAAAMAVLTPEAKTALGMPVDMDGALVVRQVSGPWFQYFFKYDPVPNLSRIKVPVLALNGSLDLQVPAKENLPVIREALKNNPDVTIVELPSLNHLFQTAKTGSVGEYRDISETVSPAALELISDWISQRFVKP; this comes from the coding sequence ATGCCTGCGTTCAAGAGAAGCCTATTCGCGCTGGCGGCTCTGCTTGCCGTCTTGATCGCAAGCCCGGCGCTGGCGCAGGGGGCACCTGACATTGCTGGAACGTGGAGTGGCCAGATCTCCACCAACACCGGGGACGTGACGCTGGTTCTCCATGTCGCTCGCGGTGAGGACGGAAAGCTGACCGCCTCGATCGAGAACTTCGACCAGAATCCTGGCAATCCGGCGCCGATCACCGAGATCGCCGCGGCGGACGGGAAGCTTACTTTCAAGGTCGCGCCGATCAGCGCCTCTTACCAGGGAAGCTGGGATGAAGCGGCGCAACACTGGAAGGGCACGCTGACCCAGGGCGCGGAACTGCCGCTCAATTTGGCGAAGGGAGGTCCTCCCTCAAAGCCGGTCGTTGCCGGTCTCGATGGCGTCTGGGTTGGCAGCGTCGAACGCAACGGAGTCAAGCTGCGGCAGGTCCTGCGTATCCGGACCAACGAGCAAGGCACATTCGCCCTCTACGATTCGCCCGACCAGATGGTGATAGCTGTGCCTGTCAGCGACCTCGCCCGCGAAGGCCAGGCGGTGAGCCTTTCGGCCCTTCGTGGCCTGGCAAAGTTCGCCGGAACCCTGTCGCAAGCCGGCAACGAACTGACTGGCACCTGGACCACGCCCAACCAACCCGACGTGACGACCACCTTTGTGCGCGCAACCGAAGAGCAGATCGCGGCGCAGCTACAGCCGGCCCGGCCGCAGACACCGAAGGAGCCTTTCCCCTACAAGGTCGAGGAAGTCTCTTTCGACAATCCCGCTTTCGCCGATGTCCACCTCGGCGGGTCGCTGACTTTGCCGGAGGGCAAGGGACCGTTCCCTGCGGCGATCATGATTACCGGATCGGGCGCGCAGGATCGCGATGAAACGATAATGGACCACAAACCTTTCGCGGTCATCGCCGACCACCTCACGCGCCACGGCATCGCCGTGCTGCGTTTCGATGACCGCGGCATTGGCAAATCGACCGGCAACTACGGCAATGCCACCTCCGCAGATCTTGCGACGGACGCGAATGCGGCCTTTGCCTATCTCGCGACGCGCCCGGAGATCCGCCACGACGCGATCGGCTTCATTGGACACTCCGAAGGCGGAATGATCGGTCCGATCGCCATGTCGACTAACCCGGACGTCGCCTACTTCGTCTCCCTCGCGGGACCCGGGACGAACCTGCCACAACTCATGCTGTCCCAGCGCCGCCTGCTGACCGCCCAGATGGGGCTGAGCGAAGAAGAGATTAACCGGCAGGAACCGGTGATGGCCGCCCTGTTCAAGGCGATCGCCGATGCCGATACACCCGAAGCCGGTTACGCCGCAGCGATGGCGGTTCTCACGCCTGAGGCCAAGACCGCGCTCGGCATGCCGGTGGACATGGATGGTGCGCTCGTGGTGCGGCAGGTGTCGGGGCCGTGGTTCCAGTACTTCTTCAAGTACGATCCCGTGCCCAACCTCTCCCGGATCAAGGTGCCGGTTCTGGCCCTGAACGGCAGTCTCGATCTCCAGGTGCCGGCCAAGGAGAACCTTCCGGTCATTCGCGAGGCCCTCAAGAACAATCCGGACGTCACGATCGTCGAGCTTCCGAGCCTCAACCACCTGTTCCAGACGGCGAAGACTGGCTCGGTGGGCGAGTACCGCGACATTTCGGAGACGGTCTCACCCGCGGCTCTCGAGCTCATCTCCGACTGGATCAGTCAACGCTTTGTGAAGCCGTAG
- a CDS encoding glycosyltransferase, with translation MPGSDAVATGSLELAVVLPTFNERPNIGPMVGRLEAALGPTGWEAIFVDDNSSDGTADAAREISLGDPRIRVIQRIGRRGLASAAIEGMCATAAPVVAVMDADHQHDPALLPKMLAAIHSGECDVAVGSRFAEGASMEGWNRPDREKVSAVANQLARKVTGVDLTDPMSGYFMLRTELLRRDAHRLSGIGFKILLDILATIDTPLKVKEFPLKFAARAEGESKLDRTVVFEFLVGLYDKWLGRIIPTRYALFGTIGAAGVVVHMAVLTAFLTLFGGRFEDHLVSTFEVGQTIAALVAMTFNFVLNNALTYADQRLRGAWPLTKGWLKFALTCSVGLLTNVGAAAVLVRFGFHTYPAALTGILIGSVWNYALSSRFVWGRFG, from the coding sequence TTGCCCGGCTCTGACGCAGTGGCCACCGGCTCGTTGGAGCTGGCGGTCGTCCTGCCGACGTTCAACGAACGGCCCAACATCGGGCCGATGGTGGGACGGCTGGAAGCCGCGCTCGGGCCAACCGGCTGGGAAGCGATCTTCGTCGACGACAACAGTAGCGACGGCACGGCCGACGCCGCGCGGGAAATCTCGCTCGGCGATCCGCGCATCCGCGTAATCCAGCGCATCGGCCGCCGCGGGCTCGCCAGTGCAGCGATCGAAGGAATGTGTGCCACCGCGGCGCCGGTCGTCGCGGTAATGGATGCCGACCATCAGCACGATCCCGCCTTGCTGCCGAAGATGCTCGCCGCGATCCATTCCGGCGAATGCGATGTCGCCGTGGGTTCCCGCTTTGCTGAAGGCGCGAGCATGGAAGGGTGGAACCGCCCTGATCGCGAGAAGGTGTCGGCGGTGGCCAACCAACTCGCCCGCAAAGTCACTGGCGTTGACCTGACCGATCCGATGAGCGGCTATTTCATGCTCCGGACCGAGCTCCTGCGCCGCGACGCGCATCGGCTTTCGGGCATCGGCTTCAAGATCCTGCTCGACATCCTGGCAACCATCGACACGCCGCTCAAGGTAAAGGAATTCCCCCTGAAATTTGCAGCGCGCGCCGAAGGCGAGAGCAAGCTCGACCGCACGGTCGTGTTCGAATTCCTGGTCGGCCTCTACGACAAGTGGCTCGGGCGGATCATTCCGACGCGCTACGCTTTGTTCGGGACCATCGGGGCCGCGGGCGTTGTGGTGCACATGGCGGTTCTGACTGCCTTCCTGACCCTGTTCGGCGGGCGGTTCGAGGACCACCTCGTCTCCACCTTCGAGGTGGGCCAGACGATCGCCGCGCTAGTGGCGATGACCTTCAACTTCGTGCTCAACAACGCCCTGACTTATGCCGACCAGCGGCTCCGCGGTGCGTGGCCGCTGACCAAGGGCTGGCTCAAGTTTGCACTGACCTGTTCGGTTGGCCTGCTGACCAACGTAGGCGCAGCGGCAGTGTTGGTGCGGTTCGGCTTCCACACTTATCCGGCGGCCCTCACTGGAATTCTCATCGGCTCTGTGTGGAACTACGCGTTGTCCAGCCGCTTCGTCTGGGGCCGCTTCGGCTGA
- a CDS encoding GMC family oxidoreductase encodes MGREPDLIVVGGGSAGLACATRLAEGGLRVLLVEAGKDHKDPRLAIPALMSGVVHKPDFDWCYSAEPDPSVGGRPDVWPAGKRLGGGSSINGMMFIRGHKWDFDHWAELGATGWDYASVLPYFRRLEHNERGTDEWRGQGGPIHVSEVRSRYEVTDEWIEAAEQAGIPRSKDLNGEVGEGVDMIQLSQRNGLRCSTAAGYLRNRPPGLELLLEAQVLKIEVENGRATGVTIRRGGEVRTLTARHGVVLSAGALNTPRLLMLSGIGPAGELQQHGVAVVRDLPGVGQNLQEHPGCHLVNAVSAHTLNNDAHGFAGVRQVLELAFARSGALTTGIGHAQAFVKSREGLPAPNLQLAFSAFAFEVTPKGNLALAKDAAVSTFVAVMRPKSRGQVRLRSGDPDAAPLIEHRLLGEEDDAAQLVEGLEIARQIMAQPAIAPHVKAEIRPGAAADSREALRGYVGAATLPMFHPVGTAKMGAASDPLAVTGPDCAVRGVQGLWVVDASIMPTIPQGNTNATSIMIGERASNLVLAGVREHT; translated from the coding sequence ATGGGGCGGGAGCCCGACCTGATTGTCGTCGGCGGCGGATCGGCCGGACTGGCTTGCGCTACACGCTTGGCCGAAGGCGGATTGCGAGTTCTGCTGGTCGAGGCCGGCAAGGACCACAAGGACCCGCGCCTGGCGATCCCTGCGTTGATGAGCGGGGTGGTGCACAAGCCGGACTTCGATTGGTGCTATTCGGCGGAGCCAGATCCCTCGGTCGGCGGCCGGCCCGATGTGTGGCCCGCTGGCAAGCGCCTCGGCGGCGGCTCCTCGATCAACGGAATGATGTTCATCCGCGGCCACAAGTGGGACTTCGACCACTGGGCAGAGCTTGGCGCGACCGGCTGGGACTACGCGAGCGTGCTGCCGTACTTCCGCCGGCTGGAACACAACGAGCGCGGAACCGACGAATGGCGCGGGCAGGGCGGCCCGATCCACGTATCCGAGGTGCGCTCGCGCTACGAAGTCACCGACGAGTGGATCGAAGCGGCCGAGCAGGCTGGGATTCCGCGTTCGAAGGATCTGAACGGCGAAGTCGGCGAAGGTGTCGACATGATCCAGCTCTCGCAGCGTAACGGCCTGCGCTGCTCGACCGCCGCGGGCTACTTGCGCAATCGGCCGCCTGGGCTGGAGCTTCTGCTCGAAGCGCAAGTGCTCAAGATCGAGGTGGAGAACGGTCGCGCCACTGGGGTGACGATCCGTCGCGGTGGCGAGGTGCGGACGCTGACGGCGCGGCATGGCGTGGTGCTCAGCGCAGGTGCGCTCAATACGCCAAGGCTGCTGATGCTGTCGGGCATCGGCCCTGCAGGCGAGCTACAACAGCATGGGGTTGCGGTGGTCCGCGATCTGCCGGGGGTTGGGCAGAACTTGCAGGAGCATCCGGGCTGCCACTTGGTCAACGCCGTCTCCGCGCACACCCTCAACAACGATGCGCACGGCTTCGCCGGCGTCCGGCAAGTGCTGGAACTGGCCTTTGCTCGCAGTGGCGCGCTGACGACCGGGATCGGGCATGCGCAGGCGTTCGTGAAGAGCCGCGAGGGGCTGCCGGCCCCGAACCTCCAGCTCGCTTTCAGTGCGTTTGCGTTCGAGGTTACGCCCAAGGGCAACCTGGCGCTGGCGAAGGACGCCGCGGTCAGCACGTTCGTTGCGGTGATGCGGCCCAAGTCGCGCGGGCAGGTCCGGCTGCGGTCGGGCGACCCTGACGCCGCCCCACTGATCGAGCATCGCCTGCTGGGCGAAGAAGACGACGCGGCGCAGCTGGTCGAAGGGCTCGAGATCGCCCGGCAGATCATGGCGCAACCCGCGATCGCGCCACATGTGAAGGCGGAGATCCGCCCCGGTGCCGCGGCAGACAGCCGCGAGGCGCTGCGTGGCTATGTGGGTGCCGCGACGCTGCCGATGTTCCATCCGGTCGGCACCGCCAAGATGGGCGCGGCAAGTGATCCGCTGGCAGTCACCGGCCCCGATTGCGCCGTGCGCGGGGTGCAGGGCCTATGGGTTGTCGACGCTTCGATCATGCCGACGATCCCGCAGGGGAACACCAACGCGACCTCGATCATGATTGGCGAACGCGCCAGCAACCTGGTCCTGGCCGGCGTCCGTGAGCACACCTAA
- a CDS encoding accessory factor UbiK family protein: MQSENPLIADFVKLANAAAGTFAGMTREAREGARTRVKETFGGLDFVSREEFEAVKEMASRAREEAAKLEARVAELEAKLSK, encoded by the coding sequence ATGCAGAGCGAAAATCCCCTGATCGCCGACTTCGTGAAATTGGCGAACGCCGCCGCCGGCACCTTTGCCGGCATGACCCGCGAGGCGCGCGAAGGCGCACGCACGCGGGTGAAGGAGACCTTTGGCGGGCTCGACTTCGTCTCGCGCGAAGAGTTCGAGGCGGTCAAGGAAATGGCCAGCCGCGCTCGCGAGGAGGCCGCGAAGCTCGAAGCTCGCGTGGCCGAGCTCGAGGCGAAGCTTTCCAAGTAA
- the recO gene encoding DNA repair protein RecO: protein MHLRAPAILLAARPHGETAVVARLLTAEHGVIAAYVAGGRGRQLRPVTIPGNLVELQLAAKSDSQLPFAKLELLESRGPWLTEPLPAAAIGWVCALTAIALPERQAYPQLYEALAGLLEAICLSPSARGWAGALVGYETLLLRDLGYGGEGARPQGQLEDILIAMDKLSTPLDHYLLADRRGDVMAARARLRELLGRIA from the coding sequence ATGCATCTCCGCGCGCCTGCCATCCTGCTCGCCGCCCGTCCGCACGGCGAGACAGCCGTGGTCGCGCGGCTGCTTACGGCTGAGCACGGCGTGATCGCCGCCTACGTCGCCGGAGGCCGCGGGCGGCAACTCCGGCCGGTGACAATTCCCGGAAACCTCGTGGAATTGCAGCTTGCGGCCAAGTCCGACAGTCAGTTGCCTTTCGCCAAGCTTGAACTGCTCGAAAGCCGCGGACCTTGGCTGACCGAACCGCTACCGGCGGCGGCGATCGGCTGGGTGTGCGCGCTGACCGCCATCGCCCTGCCTGAGAGGCAAGCTTACCCGCAGCTCTACGAAGCGCTCGCCGGATTGCTTGAGGCGATTTGCCTCTCGCCTTCGGCTCGCGGCTGGGCTGGGGCCCTTGTGGGCTACGAAACGCTGCTGCTGCGCGATCTAGGCTATGGTGGGGAGGGTGCGCGGCCGCAGGGCCAGCTTGAGGATATCCTGATCGCGATGGACAAGCTCTCCACACCGCTCGATCACTACCTCCTTGCCGACCGCCGCGGTGATGTTATGGCCGCGCGCGCTCGATTGCGTGAACTGCTTGGACGAATTGCCTGA
- a CDS encoding branched-chain amino acid aminotransferase — protein sequence MATLADPSTQFTHLPHPSPVADAERERLIADPGFGKVFTDHMVVIEWTEGQGWHSHTLGPRQPLSLDPAAAVLHYAQEIFEGLKAYRLDDGTMALFRPEENARRFNASARRLAMPELPEDVFVEAVRQIALADKDWFPKVPGGSLYLRPFMFADEPFLGVRPAKHYKFLVICSPAGNYFKSGTPAVSIWVSGAYTRAAPGGTGAAKCGGNYAASLVPQAEAIARGHDQVVFLDAAEHKWVEELGGMNVFFAFDDGTIITPPLTGTILPGITRDSLLTLVREDGLDVREERYSLDQWRADAESGKLVECFACGTAAVVTPIGRVAGEDGEFTVGSGGPGQLTSKLRERLVAIQRGAAEDRHGWVVRLD from the coding sequence ATGGCGACGTTGGCCGACCCGAGCACCCAGTTTACCCACCTTCCCCATCCCTCGCCCGTGGCGGACGCGGAGCGCGAGAGGCTGATTGCAGACCCGGGATTCGGCAAGGTCTTCACCGACCATATGGTGGTGATCGAATGGACCGAAGGGCAAGGCTGGCACTCGCACACGCTCGGCCCGCGCCAACCGCTCAGCCTCGATCCAGCGGCGGCAGTGCTGCACTACGCGCAGGAGATCTTCGAAGGGCTCAAGGCCTACCGGCTGGACGACGGCACTATGGCCCTGTTCCGCCCCGAAGAGAATGCGCGCCGCTTCAACGCTTCGGCCCGCCGCCTGGCGATGCCGGAGCTTCCTGAGGACGTGTTCGTCGAAGCCGTTCGCCAGATTGCCCTGGCTGACAAGGACTGGTTCCCGAAGGTCCCAGGCGGCTCGCTCTACCTCCGGCCCTTCATGTTCGCCGACGAGCCGTTCCTCGGCGTGCGGCCGGCCAAGCACTACAAGTTCCTGGTGATCTGCAGCCCGGCAGGCAACTACTTCAAGTCGGGTACTCCGGCGGTCTCGATCTGGGTCTCCGGCGCCTATACCCGCGCCGCGCCCGGCGGCACTGGCGCAGCGAAGTGCGGCGGCAACTATGCCGCCAGCCTCGTACCGCAGGCCGAAGCGATTGCCCGTGGCCACGACCAGGTCGTGTTCCTCGACGCAGCCGAACACAAATGGGTCGAAGAGCTCGGCGGCATGAACGTGTTCTTCGCTTTCGATGACGGCACAATCATCACCCCGCCCCTGACCGGTACGATCCTGCCCGGCATCACTCGTGACAGCCTGCTGACGCTGGTGCGCGAAGACGGCCTCGACGTGCGCGAGGAACGCTACAGCCTCGACCAATGGCGCGCCGATGCTGAGAGCGGCAAGCTCGTCGAATGCTTCGCTTGCGGCACTGCGGCGGTCGTTACCCCGATCGGACGCGTGGCTGGCGAGGATGGCGAGTTCACCGTCGGCAGCGGCGGCCCCGGCCAGTTGACCAGCAAGCTGCGCGAACGGCTCGTAGCAATCCAGCGCGGCGCCGCTGAGGATCGCCACGGCTGGGTCGTCCGGCTCGACTGA
- a CDS encoding CHAD domain-containing protein: MAFRFKTSDGSVEASLRRIAAEQLDKALASIEDRDTNNAVHAVRERCKKVRALLRLVGPAFPAYAEENAFLRDTARLVSRKRDAFVIRETFEALTGEPAPGADAGTAESAQDVGPLLVQCRQRLLEIRIRSQSWSLDERGWDALSGGFAKTIRSARKAARTACETNDPHAYHDLRKQVKYHSFHCQILRPVRPRMLKRRNRLAAGLAEDLGRHHDLALLTSHLTGSPTDFITVRRSHEVLLAASGISDGLERRANRRARKLLAKRPRIMAKRLGERWKTWASATEFTG; the protein is encoded by the coding sequence ATGGCCTTCCGCTTCAAGACCAGCGACGGGTCGGTTGAGGCCAGTCTACGGCGGATTGCAGCGGAACAATTGGACAAGGCCCTGGCCTCGATCGAGGACCGGGACACCAACAATGCCGTCCACGCGGTGCGGGAACGGTGCAAGAAGGTGCGCGCCCTTCTCCGCCTCGTAGGTCCCGCCTTTCCCGCCTATGCGGAAGAGAACGCCTTCCTCCGGGACACGGCGCGCCTGGTGTCTCGTAAGCGCGATGCCTTCGTGATCCGGGAGACCTTCGAGGCGCTCACTGGCGAACCGGCGCCAGGCGCGGATGCCGGCACTGCAGAGTCGGCCCAAGACGTCGGCCCCCTTCTTGTGCAATGCCGCCAGCGACTGCTCGAAATCAGAATACGAAGCCAGTCCTGGTCACTCGACGAACGGGGTTGGGATGCCCTGTCCGGGGGCTTCGCCAAGACGATCCGCAGTGCCCGCAAAGCGGCCAGGACTGCGTGCGAGACCAACGACCCACACGCCTATCACGACCTCCGGAAGCAGGTGAAATATCACAGCTTTCACTGCCAGATTCTGCGTCCTGTCCGGCCCCGGATGCTCAAGCGCCGCAACAGGCTAGCTGCGGGCCTGGCCGAGGACCTCGGCAGGCATCACGATCTGGCCCTGTTGACCTCGCATCTCACCGGGTCGCCGACTGACTTCATCACCGTTCGCCGTTCGCACGAGGTGCTGCTGGCCGCTTCAGGAATCTCCGATGGACTTGAACGTCGCGCCAATCGCCGAGCACGGAAGCTGCTGGCGAAGCGGCCACGCATAATGGCGAAACGGCTGGGTGAACGATGGAAGACCTGGGCGAGCGCAACGGAGTTCACCGGATGA
- a CDS encoding PilZ domain-containing protein, giving the protein MSINRRRADRYSVQVSAKLKEELGKPHTVLVTNLSWSGCRLSSSHTFKVGTPVSLEVGRADPLEGRVKWRVGAMHGVRFARPLDPTLLDHIRLFLSAQPSVVAERVDGSEAA; this is encoded by the coding sequence ATGAGCATCAATCGCCGACGCGCTGATCGATACAGCGTGCAGGTCAGCGCCAAGCTCAAGGAAGAGCTGGGTAAGCCACATACTGTACTAGTGACCAACCTCTCGTGGAGCGGTTGCCGCCTTTCATCGAGTCATACGTTCAAGGTCGGTACGCCCGTGAGCCTGGAAGTCGGGCGCGCGGATCCGCTTGAGGGTCGCGTGAAATGGCGTGTTGGCGCGATGCACGGGGTGCGCTTTGCCAGGCCGCTGGACCCGACCTTGCTCGATCACATCCGGCTGTTCCTCAGTGCCCAACCGTCAGTGGTCGCCGAGCGGGTCGACGGCTCGGAAGCCGCCTGA
- the leuB gene encoding 3-isopropylmalate dehydrogenase, with product MKIACLAGDGIGPEIMAEARRVLDALDLPGLTIWEGDVGGIGYRRHGHPLPPETLEMAKAADAVLFGAVGDPACDNLERHLRPEQAILGLRQALGLFANLRPATMFPGLEDLSALRPEVARAIDLLIVRELNGDVYFGEKAIRTLDDGRRQGFDLMSYAEDEVRRIAHVGFRAAQGRGKRLCSVDKANVLETSQLWRDVVIEVAAEYPDVELSHMYVDNAAMQLVRNPGQFDVVVTGNLFGDILSDQASMCVGSIGLLASASLGELQTEYGTKGLYEPIHGSAPDIAGQGKANPLAMILSLAMMLRHSFGLEAKAAQIEAAVSKTLADGVKGADLGGSAGTVEIGDAVVARL from the coding sequence ATGAAGATTGCCTGCCTTGCCGGAGATGGAATTGGCCCTGAGATCATGGCCGAGGCGCGCCGTGTCCTGGATGCGCTGGACCTGCCCGGGCTGACGATCTGGGAAGGCGACGTTGGCGGCATCGGCTATCGTCGCCACGGTCACCCGCTCCCGCCGGAAACGCTGGAGATGGCGAAGGCCGCGGATGCCGTCTTGTTCGGCGCTGTCGGCGATCCCGCATGCGACAACCTCGAACGGCATTTGCGTCCTGAGCAGGCGATCCTCGGGCTGCGCCAGGCGCTTGGCCTGTTCGCCAACTTGCGCCCGGCGACGATGTTTCCAGGACTGGAAGACTTGTCCGCCCTGCGCCCCGAAGTGGCCCGCGCCATCGACCTGCTTATCGTGCGCGAGCTCAACGGCGACGTCTATTTCGGCGAGAAGGCGATCCGCACGCTCGACGACGGCCGCCGGCAGGGTTTCGACTTGATGTCCTATGCCGAAGACGAGGTGCGCCGTATCGCCCACGTCGGCTTCCGCGCCGCGCAAGGCCGGGGCAAGCGCTTGTGCAGCGTCGACAAGGCCAACGTGCTCGAGACCAGCCAGCTTTGGCGCGATGTGGTGATCGAAGTCGCGGCCGAATATCCCGACGTTGAACTCAGCCACATGTACGTCGACAATGCCGCCATGCAGTTGGTGCGTAACCCAGGACAGTTCGACGTCGTCGTCACCGGCAACCTGTTCGGCGACATCTTGTCCGACCAGGCGAGCATGTGTGTCGGCTCGATCGGTCTTCTCGCCAGCGCCTCGCTGGGCGAGTTGCAGACCGAGTACGGGACCAAGGGCCTCTACGAGCCGATTCACGGTAGCGCTCCCGATATTGCCGGGCAGGGCAAAGCTAACCCGCTGGCGATGATCCTCAGCCTGGCGATGATGTTGCGCCACAGCTTCGGGCTCGAAGCGAAGGCGGCGCAAATCGAGGCGGCGGTGTCGAAGACGCTGGCCGACGGAGTGAAGGGCGCGGACCTTGGCGGAAGCGCGGGCACGGTTGAAATTGGCGACGCTGTCGTTGCCCGGCTCTGA
- a CDS encoding TspO/MBR family protein, with amino-acid sequence MNRLASPAQLRASFVRWSLFLVPAVLLLGRLSGLAGGDASSDPWFMVLNKPSIFPPPAAFGIVWPILYTMMGFAMAIVCSAWGSRYRAAAILAFVVQLAINLAWNPIFFAAHEITLSLIVICVLNVAVLVTIVLFWKVRRSAALLMLPYLAWILFATVLNWQFLRLNPDADGVEVSAAVQRIEL; translated from the coding sequence ATGAACCGTCTCGCTTCTCCCGCACAGTTGCGTGCCAGTTTCGTGCGCTGGTCGTTGTTCCTGGTGCCCGCGGTCCTGCTTCTGGGCCGCCTGTCCGGGTTGGCGGGCGGGGACGCGTCGAGCGATCCCTGGTTCATGGTGCTCAACAAGCCGTCGATCTTCCCGCCACCGGCCGCTTTCGGCATCGTCTGGCCGATCCTCTACACCATGATGGGCTTTGCCATGGCGATCGTCTGTTCGGCCTGGGGCTCGCGCTATCGGGCTGCGGCGATCCTGGCGTTCGTCGTTCAGTTGGCGATCAACCTTGCGTGGAACCCGATCTTTTTCGCCGCGCACGAGATCACCCTGTCGCTGATCGTCATCTGCGTTCTCAACGTTGCCGTGCTCGTGACGATCGTGTTGTTCTGGAAAGTGCGGCGCTCGGCCGCCTTGCTCATGCTGCCCTATCTCGCCTGGATCCTGTTTGCGACGGTGCTCAATTGGCAGTTCCTGCGCCTCAACCCCGATGCCGACGGGGTCGAGGTGTCCGCCGCCGTGCAGCGGATCGAACTCTAG